The Mytilus galloprovincialis chromosome 2, xbMytGall1.hap1.1, whole genome shotgun sequence genome has a window encoding:
- the LOC143063784 gene encoding 3-oxoacyl-[acyl-carrier-protein] reductase FabG-like has protein sequence MASLQDKVTIITGASSGIGETTALLFAESKGKVVLAARNVENLEKVASLCKTKGLSDSDVLVIQCDVTSEDNLKTLVDETVKKFGRIDVLINNAGKGTLGNVMATPEATLDDIMNVNFKSIYNLSRLCVPHLTKTQGSIVNVSSIAGQRAGPNLSAYCISKAALDMFTRLLALELAPQKVRVNSVNPGFILTPFAENAGWPSSMATDYLERLKVLQPLGGAGKPEDVAKAIRFLASDEASFTTGHLLFVDSGRHCGLPV, from the exons ATGGCGTCTTTACAGGACAAAGTCACCATCATAACAG GTGCAAGTTCGGGTATTGGAGAAACAACTGCTTTACTGTTTGCTGAGAGCAAAGGAAAGGTAGTTCTAGCAGCTAGAAATGTCGAGAATCTTGAGAAAGTAGCATCCTTGTGTAAAACTAAAGGACTATCTGATAGTGAT GTTTTGGTTATTCAGTGTGACGTCACTAGTGAGGACAATTTGAAAACATTAGTCGATGAAACAGTAAAGAAATTTGGGAGAATAGATGTGTTG ataAATAACGCAGGTAAAGGAACCCTGGGTAATGTGATGGCAACACCTGAAGCTACTCTAGACGATATAATGAATGTCAACTTTAAATCTATTTACAATTTGTCAAGACTGTGTGTTCCTCATCTTACTAAAACCCAGG GGTCCATCGTGAATGTTTCGAGTATAGCGGGACAACGTGCA GGTCCTAACTTATCTGCCTATTGTATCTCAAAAGCTGCATTGGATATGTTTACACGCTTGTTAGCATTAG AATTGGCTCCTCAGAAAGTACGGGTTAACTCGGTCAA CCCGGGATTCATTTTGACACCATTCGCCGAAAATGCTGGATGGCCAAGCTCCATGGCTACAGAT TATCTCGAGCGGTTGAAAGTGCTACAACCTCTTGGTGGTGCGGGCAAACCCGAAGACGTTGCCAAGGCAATACGATTTCTAGCATCTGATGAGGCATCATTTACTACCGGACATTTACTCTTTGTCGATTCTGGACGCCATTGTGGACTTCCAGTATAA
- the LOC143062278 gene encoding uncharacterized protein LOC143062278: MNSVLIPDIICRLMSGPYHSITNFTTLCEELEDHIDPTIDEVRMEKMISIMKRLRDYKTDEVFPKMNELFYMLTETVFSVVESQENWSLSESDKPSVARMILDKFQKMIVGGRILPKQTLTEKKCHKRHKQVREYKEVQDLTKLIENHEKIYQELQEQQKKCKVINDKVTFVTDLLQRKKTFFAEYEDKFSSKNHERRKDYIEFLQEKLERKMEKAAETTGKYQTLLYAESVAKDKVRQLERQILDSLKFGFNEKILSGLVFLKRVLSTVNTERSHDMMQHIQKLECESQHLVTNIVNTLSSKYNSVSPQEFHLQHRFSQKLPDCEFTGYQESLRQIKLKTLKKGVQQGTSHDKANKDAAAFTHCFTRQTYLDTRHLNNTLPGISAASFETHPGCSAASFETHAGCSAVPKGMIVKQKIATASSDVSFGWYKMHPWQQKKWTFFLKNSIQHCHNLEQ, translated from the exons ATGAATTCAGTGTTAATACCAGATATTATATGTCGGCTTATGTCCGGTCCATATCACAG TATTACTAACTTTACAACATTGTGCGAAGAGCTAGAAGACCATATTGATCCAACAATAGATGAAGTACGTATGGAGAAGATGATCAGCATCATGAAGAGATTGAGAGATTATAAAACAGATGAAG TGTTTCCTAAGATGAACGAGTTATTTTATATGTTGACGGAGACAGTTTTCAGTGTTGTCGAGTCCCAGGAGAATTGGTCACTCTCTGAATCAGATAAGCCATCAGTAGCCAGGATGATTCTTgacaaatttcagaaaatgaTAGTAGGAGGCAGAATTCTGCCAAAACAAAC GTTAACGGAGAAAAAATGCCACAAGCGGCATAAACAAGTAAGAGAATACAAAGAAGTACAAGATTTAACGAAATTGATAGAGAACCACGAGAAAATTTATCAGGAACTTCAAGAACAGCAAAAG aAATGTAAGGTCATCAACGACAAGGTGACATTTGTTACAGACTTACTTCAGCGTAAAAAAACCTTCTTCGCAGAATATGAAGACAAATTCTCGTCTAAAAATCATGAGCGGAGAAAGGATTATATTGAGTTTCTTCAAGAGAAGTTAGAGAGAAAGATGGAGAAAGCTGCTGAGACTACGGGAAAGTATCAAACTTTGCTTTATGCTGAAAGTGTGGCCAAAGATAAAGTGAGACAG TTGGAAAGACAAATTTTAGATAGTCTAAAATTCGGATTCAACGAAAAGATATTGAGTGGACTTGTTTTTCTGAAGCGAGTTTTGTCAACCGTTAACACTGAAAG ATCACATGACATGATGCAGCACATCCAAAAGCTAGAATGTGAGAGCCAACATTTAGTTACCAACATCGTAAATACACTTAGTTCAAAATACAATAGTGTATCACCCCAG GAATTTCATCTTCAACATAGATTTTCTCAGAAACTTCCAGACTGTGAATTCACTGGATACCAAGAAAGCCTTAGGCAAATCAAGTTGAAAACATTAAAGAAAGGTGTGCAACAGGGCACCAGTCATGATA AAGCCAACAAAGACGCAGCAGCTTTTACCCACTGCTTCACACGTCAGACATATCTTGATACACGTCACTTGAATAATACACTTCCAGGCATTAGTGCAGCATCTTTTGAGACACACCCAGGCTGTAGTGCAGCATCTTTTGAGACACATGCAGGCTGTAGTGCAGTACCAAAAG gGATGATTGTTAAACAAAAGATTGCAACAGCATCTAGTGATGTCTCATTTGGATGGTACAAAATGCATCCATGGCAACAAAAGAAATGGACCTTCTTTCTGAAGAACTCAATACAACATTGTCATAATCTTGAACAATAA